From the Musa acuminata AAA Group cultivar baxijiao chromosome BXJ1-2, Cavendish_Baxijiao_AAA, whole genome shotgun sequence genome, one window contains:
- the LOC103976654 gene encoding uncharacterized protein LOC103976654 isoform X3 has translation MVTLASLLHRSPLFVQSSRRMGDHLALLVDHLLTESTLEAAIGSRKHGQIAANSASLEDPAKEFTRKSHVRGRTSVGKLVECRICQEEDEDCNMEIPCSCCGSLKYAHRKCVQRWCNEKGDTVCEICLQQFKPGYTAPPKLFQYGSIPMNFRGNWEITRQDQHDSQIIALVPSEHDIVHPDDDDYSALGMRNTVCRQSIVIIFTVLLVLPHTLPLMIGVAEQYSFTLFSPIFICTYLYKSYWCCGLLEYFCRSL, from the exons ATGGTTACATTGGCTTCTTTGTTACATCGTTCTCCTCTTTTCGTTCAAAGTTCCAGAAGAATGGGAGACCATCTTGCTTTGTTAGTGGACCACCTGCTCACCGAGTCAACGCTTGAAGCGGCTATTGGTAGTCGGAAGCACGGCCAGATTGCCGCCAATTCGGCATCTTTGGAGGACCCAGCCAAAGAATTCACTCGGAAGAGTCACGTCAGAGGAAGGACATCCGTGGGAAAGTTGGTCGAGTGCCGAATTTgtcaagaagaagatgaagactgCAACATGGAGATCCCTTGTTCATGTTGTGGCAGCTTGAAG TATGCTCATCGTAAGTGTGTTCAAAGATGGTGTAACGAGAAGGGCGACACAGTGTGTGAGATTTGCCTGCAg CAATTTAAGCCAGGTTATACTGCTCCTCCAAAGTTGTTTCAGTATGGGAGTATTCCTATGAACTTCAG AGGCAATTGGGAGATTACCAGACAGGATCAGCATGATTCTCAGATCATAGCACTGGTTCCATCTGAACATGATATCGTGCACCCTGATGACGATGATTATTCAGCTTTAGGCATGAGAAACACAGTTTGTCGTCAGTCAATTGTGATAATA TTCACAGTTCTTTTGGTTCTTCCCCACACTCTTCCTCTTATGATCGGTGTAGCTGAGCAGTATTCATTCACTCTGTTCTCA CCCATTTTTATTTGTACATATCTGTATAAAAGCTACTGGTGTTGCGGACTGCTGGAATACTTTTGCCGATCTTTGTAA
- the LOC103976654 gene encoding uncharacterized protein LOC103976654 isoform X1 — translation MVTLASLLHRSPLFVQSSRRMGDHLALLVDHLLTESTLEAAIGSRKHGQIAANSASLEDPAKEFTRKSHVRGRTSVGKLVECRICQEEDEDCNMEIPCSCCGSLKYAHRKCVQRWCNEKGDTVCEICLQQFKPGYTAPPKLFQYGSIPMNFRGNWEITRQDQHDSQIIALVPSEHDIVHPDDDDYSALGMRNTVCRQSIVIIFTVLLVLPHTLPLMIGVAEQYSFTLFSLLVLRTAGILLPIFVMVRTIRTFHQFRCRRVTREISDPAEGENMIEPWQLVRSQPHHIQMH, via the exons ATGGTTACATTGGCTTCTTTGTTACATCGTTCTCCTCTTTTCGTTCAAAGTTCCAGAAGAATGGGAGACCATCTTGCTTTGTTAGTGGACCACCTGCTCACCGAGTCAACGCTTGAAGCGGCTATTGGTAGTCGGAAGCACGGCCAGATTGCCGCCAATTCGGCATCTTTGGAGGACCCAGCCAAAGAATTCACTCGGAAGAGTCACGTCAGAGGAAGGACATCCGTGGGAAAGTTGGTCGAGTGCCGAATTTgtcaagaagaagatgaagactgCAACATGGAGATCCCTTGTTCATGTTGTGGCAGCTTGAAG TATGCTCATCGTAAGTGTGTTCAAAGATGGTGTAACGAGAAGGGCGACACAGTGTGTGAGATTTGCCTGCAg CAATTTAAGCCAGGTTATACTGCTCCTCCAAAGTTGTTTCAGTATGGGAGTATTCCTATGAACTTCAG AGGCAATTGGGAGATTACCAGACAGGATCAGCATGATTCTCAGATCATAGCACTGGTTCCATCTGAACATGATATCGTGCACCCTGATGACGATGATTATTCAGCTTTAGGCATGAGAAACACAGTTTGTCGTCAGTCAATTGTGATAATA TTCACAGTTCTTTTGGTTCTTCCCCACACTCTTCCTCTTATGATCGGTGTAGCTGAGCAGTATTCATTCACTCTGTTCTCA CTACTGGTGTTGCGGACTGCTGGAATACTTTTGCCGATCTTTGTAATGGTCAGAACAATAAGGACATTTCACCAGTTCCGCTGCCGACgg GTAACTCGTGAAATATCTGATCCAGCTGAAGGAGAGAACATGATCGAACCTTGGCAGCTGGTGCGGTCTCAGCCACATCACATTCAGATGCACTGA
- the LOC103976654 gene encoding uncharacterized protein LOC103976654 isoform X2, which yields MGDHLALLVDHLLTESTLEAAIGSRKHGQIAANSASLEDPAKEFTRKSHVRGRTSVGKLVECRICQEEDEDCNMEIPCSCCGSLKYAHRKCVQRWCNEKGDTVCEICLQQFKPGYTAPPKLFQYGSIPMNFRGNWEITRQDQHDSQIIALVPSEHDIVHPDDDDYSALGMRNTVCRQSIVIIFTVLLVLPHTLPLMIGVAEQYSFTLFSLLVLRTAGILLPIFVMVRTIRTFHQFRCRRVTREISDPAEGENMIEPWQLVRSQPHHIQMH from the exons ATGGGAGACCATCTTGCTTTGTTAGTGGACCACCTGCTCACCGAGTCAACGCTTGAAGCGGCTATTGGTAGTCGGAAGCACGGCCAGATTGCCGCCAATTCGGCATCTTTGGAGGACCCAGCCAAAGAATTCACTCGGAAGAGTCACGTCAGAGGAAGGACATCCGTGGGAAAGTTGGTCGAGTGCCGAATTTgtcaagaagaagatgaagactgCAACATGGAGATCCCTTGTTCATGTTGTGGCAGCTTGAAG TATGCTCATCGTAAGTGTGTTCAAAGATGGTGTAACGAGAAGGGCGACACAGTGTGTGAGATTTGCCTGCAg CAATTTAAGCCAGGTTATACTGCTCCTCCAAAGTTGTTTCAGTATGGGAGTATTCCTATGAACTTCAG AGGCAATTGGGAGATTACCAGACAGGATCAGCATGATTCTCAGATCATAGCACTGGTTCCATCTGAACATGATATCGTGCACCCTGATGACGATGATTATTCAGCTTTAGGCATGAGAAACACAGTTTGTCGTCAGTCAATTGTGATAATA TTCACAGTTCTTTTGGTTCTTCCCCACACTCTTCCTCTTATGATCGGTGTAGCTGAGCAGTATTCATTCACTCTGTTCTCA CTACTGGTGTTGCGGACTGCTGGAATACTTTTGCCGATCTTTGTAATGGTCAGAACAATAAGGACATTTCACCAGTTCCGCTGCCGACgg GTAACTCGTGAAATATCTGATCCAGCTGAAGGAGAGAACATGATCGAACCTTGGCAGCTGGTGCGGTCTCAGCCACATCACATTCAGATGCACTGA
- the LOC103976653 gene encoding fruit protein pKIWI502: MSPLSRLRLRLPAPLRRRALTGLAAAVQQDTDTWSQAPLSLVAPASADASLFHVAVDVSYAPDLAVSYTAPGQYLQLRVPGADKPAFLAIASPPSFAASRCEFQFLVKRVPGSTVDLLCGLRRGDIVELSGIMGRGFQVEEISPPDAFPSVFIFATGSGISPIRSLIELGVRANERSDVRLYYGARNLQKMAYQERFKDWEYAGVNVIPVLSQPDERWSGERGYVQTAFLRARHILNPSTTGAVLCGHKQMTEVITAKLVAEGVSKDKILTNF, encoded by the exons ATGTCTCCCCTCtctcgcctccgcctccgcctccccgCCCCCCTCCGCCGCCGCGCTCTCACCGGCCTCGCAGCCGCCGTTCAGCAGGACACGGACACGTGGTCCCAGGCGCCCCTCTCCCTCGTCGCCCCCGCATCCGCCGACGCCTCCCTCTTTCACGTCGCCGTCGACGTCTCCTACGCCCCCGATCTCGCCGTATCCTACACCGCCCCGGGTCAGTACCTCCAGCTCCGGGTACCGGGTGCCGACAAGCCCGCCTTCCTCGCCATCGCCTCCCCGCCCTCCTTCGCCGCCTCCCGTTGCGAATTCCAATTCCTCGTCAAGAGGGTCCCTGGCTCCACTGTCGATCTTCTCTGTGGGCTCAGACGCGGGGATATCGTCGAGCTGAGCGGCATTATGGGGAGGGGATTCCAGGTGGAGGAGATCTCTCCTCCCGATGCCTTCCCCTCCGTCTTTATCTTTGCCACGGGATCTGGTATCAG TCCCATTCGGTCACTTATTGAATTAGGTGTCCGTGCAAATGAAAGATCAGATGTGAGACTTTATTATGGAGCTAGAAATCTTCAGAAAATGGCATATCAG GAAAGGTTCAAGGATTGGGAGTATGCTGGAGTAAATGTCATACCTGTCTTGTCACAACCTGATGAAAGATGGAGTGGCGAAAGAGGATATGTACAG ACAGCTTTTTTAAGAGCCAGACATATTCTAAATCCTTCGACAACTGGTGCGGTGCTTTGTGGGCACAAACAGATGACTGAG GTCATTACAGCTAAGCTTGTGGCTGAAGgtgtgtcaaaagacaaaatcttGACGAATTTCTAA